One genomic segment of Belonocnema kinseyi isolate 2016_QV_RU_SX_M_011 chromosome 2, B_treatae_v1, whole genome shotgun sequence includes these proteins:
- the LOC117166878 gene encoding uncharacterized protein LOC117166878 isoform X3, with translation MEYDSESSCEDRLRDLEASEELPSLQRSQKNEQEQASGSAPWHPLEGASFQPKVPFGVVNRSLSSQVKDIKVMEYYRKYSQNSNLEQYFSLPTTSASSEGIKYYYSLYELNPKPGDNGQCYKDFNLKSYVPKERRRWVRPPLVGQSCGTDSSGIYARPLADPSSPSPELKRATPETIPEEKSECHDTPDITERKAPSPTSSVASHRRLEWDSGADVGYYAATPHNKQESKKLSTIERMALARGCSAALRLDPEGTTESAKMQTGRLSSKSIMRPDANSTSLKETISGSESEVEITPIVKNHLSGVITGSDIKSEERKSSRLASQLSVPPSSNISESIFETPKSSGVFKVPVGSPVKYATEGRRIKARNLNACTSPLKKSSSMNILAMPTTKVPLKRSQSDLNLDARDKSKVLPRLIFNSTSSIATVVNKPTTCDKVIQTSFNVCSQESVGVQVSALEEEKPPLPKRGTSLTQRSLHSILKNSRNTYKVQPKRNEHSQKVSSKLSAEEQSEVDETRNSSLETGTDSSPVTPQPDDTENITGRANSFEYFPGHIYENVPNGSASHVSSVDTGRSNSTMPNTSSSVDEKLWGESDSLVRDLERSVNILKSLVDANKYDKDVKKRLIHHVVKRLVTTKYTDDRIEHNLEENVPWNPDDARKKVYRSEIIQALAKKHNTTDSSDDWKPQKKKIESSNSDKFDRNTDRTEMDGRKARMGLRTDDCGRSSNTPTDPNKSESSECFMPQRNYKSSKIKNIFCMKKKCEVPHGETTTSNSSAADQNRVLLDAAINSRRSPEDSSNQRVNDDWRLPTTVSERQFELRRCSNSDSGDSKLVSYAEMEKKNQLIWITNEISHLSNLKKLLEQPKKLDRPKQSPRKSQPVYKRPLTVPTCMPDTSPNPDSTPTPDVTENSWSSHCNLASCHNIVNSTATNLKQMKQVKKRNSFTQTSTETADAHSKTGGVIVSSKDQNHVQLANAYVQTLQVSSNQVFNSAGPVVCPVHQSFQQVQNCRCGEQTFQCQKQVQNTQHCGHRVKNPSLHNSPKGRHQKLQRFHRKEDRSVNSVSISPSPSNDISTDFSRLSLDRPGTDDNNLKQKDAKNHANTTRSRFARVDPNCRCVLRLEDEKAEKYKKSLDRICDLCSRCDVCKYDKSCECLNNKFENKEDDSQDSRESSSEKSEVVCQEMAENGHLTSRKTCKKTKKFCGCSGDCNCEFKVDEAKKSCRDCGEKMRSCHLTNSNEDKCSRKKEPNNVKCKCDKDCVCSGKFKDAEERINCQKYAPRKEFMNGEKLKSPEKSCKCCRTCGTAYQKNRKCECRISYPQPVAYELSFVENNRERKSSSKSENAEAGTLGKVSSSNSLPLTARSATCSCEDVKLQKQTKCSEKKNSLQEYLISNRPQFLEDMETRRHYLNEISQLRELRKEKRVQLIAMASSSSLFKPTVPTKTPKPVRRKLTDEAFKERLRKRYMRLNEVRSRRHQQEKQEEMRRNKLMARIFGKKLQQKVLRGQMDLSQSFKKFTCYVPMRKS, from the exons ATGGAATACGACTCGGAATCAAGCTGTGAGGATCGTTTGCGGGATTTGGAAGCATCGGAGGAGCTTCCAAGTCTTCAAAGGAGTCAGAAAAATGAGCAAGAGCAGGCCTCGGGATCTGCTCCTTGGCATCCTCTGGAGGGAGCTTCATTCCAACCAAAGGTACCTTTTGGAGTCGTCAACAGGTCTCTTTCATCTCAGGTGAAGGATATAAAG GTAATGGAATATTACCGCAAGTACTCGCAAAATTCCAACCTGGAGCAGTACTTTTCTTTACCCACAACAAGTGCCTCTTCCGAGGGCATAAAATATTACTATAGCCTCTACGAGTTGAATCCCAAACCGGGCGACAACGGGCAATgctacaaagattttaatttaaaatcctacgTTCCAAAGGAGAGGCGAAGATGGGTGAGGCCTCCATTGGTAGGCCAGTCATGTGGTACTGATTCTTCTGGAATCTACGCGCGTCCTCTAGCAGATCCAAGTTCACCTTCACCCGAACTGAAAAGAGCAACTCCAGAAACCATCCCCGAGGAAAAAAGCGAGTGCCACGATACGCCAGACATTACCGAAAGAAAAGCGCCGTCCCCCACTTCAAGTGTAGCATCTCACAGACGTCTAGAATGGGACAGTGGAGCCGATGTTGGATATTATGCTGCGACTCCTCACAATAAACAAGAAAGTAAAAAACTGAGCACTATTGAGAGAATGGCATTAGCAAGAGGTTGTTCAGCAGCTTTGAGACTTGACCCCGAAGGCACCACTGAATCCGCGAAGATGCAAACCGGACGATTGTCTTCTAAATCCATCATGAGGCCCGATGCAAACTCCACATCTTTGAAGGAAACCATCTCAGGCTCGGAGAGTGAAGTTGAGATCACACCGATTGTCAAAAATCACTTGTCTGGAGTGATTACGGGGAGCGATATCAAGTCTGAGGAAAGGAAAAGTTCCCGGCTTGCCAGTCAGCTGTCTGTCCCTCCGAGTTCAAACATCAGTGAATCAATTTTTGAAACGCCCAAATCATCCGGAGTGTTTAAAGTTCCCGTCGGTTCACCCGTAAAATACGCGACCGAAGGTAGAAGAATAAAAGCGAGAAATTTAAACGCGTGTACTTCCCCGCTTAAGAAGAGCAGTTCCATGAATATTTTAGCAATGCCAACGACAAAAGTACCGCTTAAGAGAAGTCAAAGCGACTTGAATCTCGATGCCAGGGACAAGAGCAAAGTTCTCCCTCGATTGATTTTCAATTCCACGTCTTCTATTGCCACTGTGGTAAATAAGCCCACAACTTGCGACAAGGTCATTCAAACCTCGTTCAATGTTTGTAGTCAGGAATCAGTGGGTGTTCAAGTTTCGGCCCTCGAGGAAGAGAAGCCACCATTGCCAAAGAGGGGAACTAGTTTAACTCAAAGGTCCTTGCACTCGATTCTGAAAAACTCGAGAAATACTTATAAGGTGCAGCCAAAAAGAAACGAACACAGTCAAAAAGTTTCTTCTAAATTAAGTGCCGAGGAGCAGAGCGAGGTGGATGAAACTCGGAATAGTAGTTTAGAAACAGGGACTGATTCTTCACCAGTAACACCTCAGCCTGATGATACAGAGAACATAACTGGCAGGGCGAATAGCTTCGAATATTTTCCAGGTCATATTTACGAAAACGTGCCAAATGGGAGTGCGAGTCATGTTTCTTCGGTTGACACTGGTAGATCGAATTCAACGATGCCCAACACTAGTTCCAGTGTCGATGAGAAACTTTGGGGAGAGTCGGATAGTCTCGTGAGAGATTTGGAAAGGAGTGTGAATATTTTAAAGAGTCTGGTTGATGCCAACAAGTATGACAAGGATGTTAAGAAGAGGTTGATTCACCACGTGGTCAAGAGACTCGTGACTACAAAATACACAGACGACAGAATAGAACATAATCTAGAGGAAAATGTACCCTGGAATCCTGACGATGCGAGGAAAAAGGTCTACAGGTCTGAAATTATTCAGGCTCTCGCCAAAAAACATAACACGACCGACTCCTCGGATGATTGGAAGCCGCAGAAGAAGAAGATCGAGAGCAGCAATAGCGATAAATTTGATAGGAATACGGACAGAACTGAAATGGATGGGAGGAAAGCGAGGATGGGTTTGAGAACGGATGACTGTGGACGAAGCAGTAATACGCCCACTGATCCAAACAAAAGCGAGAGTTCTGAGTGTTTCATGCCGCAGCGGAATTACAAATCCAGCAAGATAAAGAATATATTCTGCATGAAGAAAAAGTGCGAAGTACCTCACGGAGAAACTACAACTTCGAATAGTTCAGCTGCAGACCAAAATAGAGTTCTACTCGATGCTGCCATCAACAGTAGAAGAAGTCCGGAAGATTCCAGCAATCAGAGAGTAAATGACGACTGGCGATTACCGACAACTGTTTCTGAGAGGCAGTTTGAGTTAAGAAGATGCAGCAATTCGGATTCGGGAGATTCGAAACTTGTGAGTTATGCCGAAATGGAGAAGAAGAACCAACTGATTTGGATCACAAATGAAATCAGTCATCTTTCTAATCTGAAGAAGTTGTTGGAACAGCCGAAAAAATTGGATCGGCCTAAGCAATCTCCGAGGAAATCTCAGCCAGTTTACAAAAGGCCACTCACAGTTCCCACTTGTATGCCTGACACATCTCCTAATCCTGACAGTACTCCAACTCCAGACGTGACTGAAAATTCGTGGTCGTCTCACTGCAATTTGGCCTCTTGTCATAATATTGTCAACTCAACGGCTACCAATTTGAAGCAGATGAAACAAGTGAAGAAACGTAACAGTTTTACGCAAACATCGACGGAAACTGCAGATGCGCACTCAAAAACTGGTGGAGTTATTGTCTCTTCGAAGGATCAGAATCATGTGCAGCTAGCGAATGCTTATGTTCAAACGTTACAAGTTTCTTCTAATCAGGTGTTTAATTCTGCAGGTCCAGTTGTGTGTCCTGTTCATCAGTCTTTCCAGCAGGTTCAAAATTGCAGATGTGGAGAACAAACCTTTCAGTGTCAGAAACAAGTTCAAAATACACAGCACTGTGGTCATCGGGTGAAAAATCCAAGTTTGCACAATTCTCCAAAAGGTCGTCATCAGAAGTTGCAACGTTTCCATCGAAAAGAGGATCGATCGGTGAATTCGGTGTCTATATCTCCTAGTCCATCGAATGATATTAGTACGGATTTCTCTAGGCTAAGTTTAGATCGGCCTGGTACAGATGATAATAACCTGAAACAGAAAGATGCCAAAAATCATGCGAATACTACCAGATCAAGGTTTGCTCGAGTCGATCCAAATTGCAGATGTGTATTACGATTGGAAGATGAAAAGGCAGAGAAATATAAAAAGTCGTTAGATAGAATCTGTGACTTGTGTAGTAGATGTGATGTTTGCAAATATGATAAATCCTgcgaatgtttaaataataagtttgaaaataaagaagacgaTTCACAAGACTCGAGAGAATCTTCTAGTGAGAAATCCGAAGTGGTTTGTCAAGAGATGGCTGAAAATGGACATCTAACTTCTCGTAAAACCTGTAAGAAGACTAAAAAGTTCTGTGGTTGTTCAGGAGATTGCAATTGTGAATTTAAAGTGGATGAAGCGAAGAAAAGTTGTAGAGACTGTGGAGAGAAAATGAGATCTTGTCATTTGACGAATTCAAACGAGGATAAATGTTCTCGAAAGAAGGAACCAAATAATGTGAAATGTAAGTGCGATAAGGACTGTGTCTGTTCTGGTAAATTCAAGGATGCTGAGGAAcgaataaattgtcaaaaatatgcGCCACGAAAAGAATTTATGAATGGAGAGAAGCTGAAGAGTCCGGAAAAAAGCTGCAAATGCTGTCGCACTTGTGGCACTGCTTATCAGAAAAATCGGAAATGCGAGTGTCGAATCAGTTATCCGCAACCTGTGGCTTACGAATTGTCGTTTGTGGAGAACAACAGAGAGAGAAAAAGTTCCTCGAAGTCGGAAAATGCGGAGGCTGGGACACTTGGAAAAGTGTCGTCTTCTAATTCTTTGCCACTTACTGCAAGATCGGCTACCTGTTCGTGCGAGGACGTCAAATTACAAAAGCAGACGAAGTGCAGCGAGAAAAAGAATTCTCTTCAG gaatatttaatATCAAATAGGCCCCAATTTCTTGAAGACATGGAGACTCGTCGACACTACTTGAATGAAATTTCTCAACTTCGGGAGCTGAGAAAAGAAAAGCGTGTACAATTAATAGCTATGGCGAGTTCATCTAGCCTTTTCAAACCAACAGTGCCAACTAAAACGCCAA aacCCGTACGAAGAAAACTAACAGATGAAGCCTTTAAGGAAAGATTACGAAAGCGATACATGAGACTGAATGAAGTTCGTTCAAGGCGACATCAACAAGAAAAACAAGAGGAAATGCGTCGCAATAAACTAATGGCTAGGATATTTGGGAAAAAATTGCAGCAAAAAGTTTTGCGTGGCCAAATGGACTTGTCACAAAGT tttaagaaattcacATGCTACGTACCTATGCGGAagtcgtaa
- the LOC117166878 gene encoding uncharacterized protein LOC117166878 isoform X5: MEYDSESSCEDRLRDLEASEELPSLQRSQKNEQEQASGSAPWHPLEGASFQPKVPFGVVNRSLSSQVKDIKVMEYYRKYSQNSNLEQYFSLPTTSASSEGIKYYYSLYELNPKPGDNGQCYKDFNLKSYVPKERRRWVRPPLVGQSCGTDSSGIYARPLADPSSPSPELKRATPETIPEEKSECHDTPDITERKAPSPTSSVASHRRLEWDSGADVGYYAATPHNKQESKKLSTIERMALARGCSAALRLDPEGTTESAKMQTGRLSSKSIMRPDANSTSLKETISGSESEVEITPIVKNHLSGVITGSDIKSEERKSSRLASQLSVPPSSNISESIFETPKSSGVFKVPVGSPVKYATEGRRIKARNLNACTSPLKKSSSMNILAMPTTKVPLKRSQSDLNLDARDKSKVLPRLIFNSTSSIATVVNKPTTCDKVIQTSFNVCSQESVGVQVSALEEEKPPLPKRGTSLTQRSLHSILKNSRNTYKVQPKRNEHSQKVSSKLSAEEQSEVDETRNSSLETGTDSSPVTPQPDDTENITGRANSFEYFPGHIYENVPNGSASHVSSVDTGRSNSTMPNTSSSVDEKLWGESDSLVRDLERSVNILKSLVDANKYDKDVKKRLIHHVVKRLVTTKYTDDRIEHNLEENVPWNPDDARKKVYRSEIIQALAKKHNTTDSSDDWKPQKKKIESSNSDKFDRNTDRTEMDGRKARMGLRTDDCGRSSNTPTDPNKSESSECFMPQRNYKSSKIKNIFCMKKKCEVPHGETTTSNSSAADQNRVLLDAAINSRRSPEDSSNQRVNDDWRLPTTVSERQFELRRCSNSDSGDSKLVSYAEMEKKNQLIWITNEISHLSNLKKLLEQPKKLDRPKQSPRKSQPVYKRPLTVPTCMPDTSPNPDSTPTPDVTENSWSSHCNLASCHNIVNSTATNLKQMKQVKKRNSFTQTSTETADAHSKTGGVIVSSKDQNHVQLANAYVQTLQVSSNQVFNSAGPVVCPVHQSFQQVQNCRCGEQTFQCQKQVQNTQHCGHRVKNPSLHNSPKGRHQKLQRFHRKEDRSVNSVSISPSPSNDISTDFSRLSLDRPGTDDNNLKQKDAKNHANTTRSRFARVDPNCRCVLRLEDEKAEKYKKSLDRICDLCSRCDVCKYDKSCECLNNKFENKEDDSQDSRESSSEKSEVVCQEMAENGHLTSRKTCKKTKKFCGCSGDCNCEFKVDEAKKSCRDCGEKMRSCHLTNSNEDKCSRKKEPNNVKCKCDKDCVCSGKFKDAEERINCQKYAPRKEFMNGEKLKSPEKSCKCCRTCGTAYQKNRKCECRISYPQPVAYELSFVENNRERKSSSKSENAEAGTLGKVSSSNSLPLTARSATCSCEDVKLQKQTKCSEKKNSLQEYLISNRPQFLEDMETRRHYLNEISQLRELRKEKRVQLIAMASSSSLFKPTVPTKTPIAGFKVETRKSETPNFRTRTKKTNR; this comes from the exons ATGGAATACGACTCGGAATCAAGCTGTGAGGATCGTTTGCGGGATTTGGAAGCATCGGAGGAGCTTCCAAGTCTTCAAAGGAGTCAGAAAAATGAGCAAGAGCAGGCCTCGGGATCTGCTCCTTGGCATCCTCTGGAGGGAGCTTCATTCCAACCAAAGGTACCTTTTGGAGTCGTCAACAGGTCTCTTTCATCTCAGGTGAAGGATATAAAG GTAATGGAATATTACCGCAAGTACTCGCAAAATTCCAACCTGGAGCAGTACTTTTCTTTACCCACAACAAGTGCCTCTTCCGAGGGCATAAAATATTACTATAGCCTCTACGAGTTGAATCCCAAACCGGGCGACAACGGGCAATgctacaaagattttaatttaaaatcctacgTTCCAAAGGAGAGGCGAAGATGGGTGAGGCCTCCATTGGTAGGCCAGTCATGTGGTACTGATTCTTCTGGAATCTACGCGCGTCCTCTAGCAGATCCAAGTTCACCTTCACCCGAACTGAAAAGAGCAACTCCAGAAACCATCCCCGAGGAAAAAAGCGAGTGCCACGATACGCCAGACATTACCGAAAGAAAAGCGCCGTCCCCCACTTCAAGTGTAGCATCTCACAGACGTCTAGAATGGGACAGTGGAGCCGATGTTGGATATTATGCTGCGACTCCTCACAATAAACAAGAAAGTAAAAAACTGAGCACTATTGAGAGAATGGCATTAGCAAGAGGTTGTTCAGCAGCTTTGAGACTTGACCCCGAAGGCACCACTGAATCCGCGAAGATGCAAACCGGACGATTGTCTTCTAAATCCATCATGAGGCCCGATGCAAACTCCACATCTTTGAAGGAAACCATCTCAGGCTCGGAGAGTGAAGTTGAGATCACACCGATTGTCAAAAATCACTTGTCTGGAGTGATTACGGGGAGCGATATCAAGTCTGAGGAAAGGAAAAGTTCCCGGCTTGCCAGTCAGCTGTCTGTCCCTCCGAGTTCAAACATCAGTGAATCAATTTTTGAAACGCCCAAATCATCCGGAGTGTTTAAAGTTCCCGTCGGTTCACCCGTAAAATACGCGACCGAAGGTAGAAGAATAAAAGCGAGAAATTTAAACGCGTGTACTTCCCCGCTTAAGAAGAGCAGTTCCATGAATATTTTAGCAATGCCAACGACAAAAGTACCGCTTAAGAGAAGTCAAAGCGACTTGAATCTCGATGCCAGGGACAAGAGCAAAGTTCTCCCTCGATTGATTTTCAATTCCACGTCTTCTATTGCCACTGTGGTAAATAAGCCCACAACTTGCGACAAGGTCATTCAAACCTCGTTCAATGTTTGTAGTCAGGAATCAGTGGGTGTTCAAGTTTCGGCCCTCGAGGAAGAGAAGCCACCATTGCCAAAGAGGGGAACTAGTTTAACTCAAAGGTCCTTGCACTCGATTCTGAAAAACTCGAGAAATACTTATAAGGTGCAGCCAAAAAGAAACGAACACAGTCAAAAAGTTTCTTCTAAATTAAGTGCCGAGGAGCAGAGCGAGGTGGATGAAACTCGGAATAGTAGTTTAGAAACAGGGACTGATTCTTCACCAGTAACACCTCAGCCTGATGATACAGAGAACATAACTGGCAGGGCGAATAGCTTCGAATATTTTCCAGGTCATATTTACGAAAACGTGCCAAATGGGAGTGCGAGTCATGTTTCTTCGGTTGACACTGGTAGATCGAATTCAACGATGCCCAACACTAGTTCCAGTGTCGATGAGAAACTTTGGGGAGAGTCGGATAGTCTCGTGAGAGATTTGGAAAGGAGTGTGAATATTTTAAAGAGTCTGGTTGATGCCAACAAGTATGACAAGGATGTTAAGAAGAGGTTGATTCACCACGTGGTCAAGAGACTCGTGACTACAAAATACACAGACGACAGAATAGAACATAATCTAGAGGAAAATGTACCCTGGAATCCTGACGATGCGAGGAAAAAGGTCTACAGGTCTGAAATTATTCAGGCTCTCGCCAAAAAACATAACACGACCGACTCCTCGGATGATTGGAAGCCGCAGAAGAAGAAGATCGAGAGCAGCAATAGCGATAAATTTGATAGGAATACGGACAGAACTGAAATGGATGGGAGGAAAGCGAGGATGGGTTTGAGAACGGATGACTGTGGACGAAGCAGTAATACGCCCACTGATCCAAACAAAAGCGAGAGTTCTGAGTGTTTCATGCCGCAGCGGAATTACAAATCCAGCAAGATAAAGAATATATTCTGCATGAAGAAAAAGTGCGAAGTACCTCACGGAGAAACTACAACTTCGAATAGTTCAGCTGCAGACCAAAATAGAGTTCTACTCGATGCTGCCATCAACAGTAGAAGAAGTCCGGAAGATTCCAGCAATCAGAGAGTAAATGACGACTGGCGATTACCGACAACTGTTTCTGAGAGGCAGTTTGAGTTAAGAAGATGCAGCAATTCGGATTCGGGAGATTCGAAACTTGTGAGTTATGCCGAAATGGAGAAGAAGAACCAACTGATTTGGATCACAAATGAAATCAGTCATCTTTCTAATCTGAAGAAGTTGTTGGAACAGCCGAAAAAATTGGATCGGCCTAAGCAATCTCCGAGGAAATCTCAGCCAGTTTACAAAAGGCCACTCACAGTTCCCACTTGTATGCCTGACACATCTCCTAATCCTGACAGTACTCCAACTCCAGACGTGACTGAAAATTCGTGGTCGTCTCACTGCAATTTGGCCTCTTGTCATAATATTGTCAACTCAACGGCTACCAATTTGAAGCAGATGAAACAAGTGAAGAAACGTAACAGTTTTACGCAAACATCGACGGAAACTGCAGATGCGCACTCAAAAACTGGTGGAGTTATTGTCTCTTCGAAGGATCAGAATCATGTGCAGCTAGCGAATGCTTATGTTCAAACGTTACAAGTTTCTTCTAATCAGGTGTTTAATTCTGCAGGTCCAGTTGTGTGTCCTGTTCATCAGTCTTTCCAGCAGGTTCAAAATTGCAGATGTGGAGAACAAACCTTTCAGTGTCAGAAACAAGTTCAAAATACACAGCACTGTGGTCATCGGGTGAAAAATCCAAGTTTGCACAATTCTCCAAAAGGTCGTCATCAGAAGTTGCAACGTTTCCATCGAAAAGAGGATCGATCGGTGAATTCGGTGTCTATATCTCCTAGTCCATCGAATGATATTAGTACGGATTTCTCTAGGCTAAGTTTAGATCGGCCTGGTACAGATGATAATAACCTGAAACAGAAAGATGCCAAAAATCATGCGAATACTACCAGATCAAGGTTTGCTCGAGTCGATCCAAATTGCAGATGTGTATTACGATTGGAAGATGAAAAGGCAGAGAAATATAAAAAGTCGTTAGATAGAATCTGTGACTTGTGTAGTAGATGTGATGTTTGCAAATATGATAAATCCTgcgaatgtttaaataataagtttgaaaataaagaagacgaTTCACAAGACTCGAGAGAATCTTCTAGTGAGAAATCCGAAGTGGTTTGTCAAGAGATGGCTGAAAATGGACATCTAACTTCTCGTAAAACCTGTAAGAAGACTAAAAAGTTCTGTGGTTGTTCAGGAGATTGCAATTGTGAATTTAAAGTGGATGAAGCGAAGAAAAGTTGTAGAGACTGTGGAGAGAAAATGAGATCTTGTCATTTGACGAATTCAAACGAGGATAAATGTTCTCGAAAGAAGGAACCAAATAATGTGAAATGTAAGTGCGATAAGGACTGTGTCTGTTCTGGTAAATTCAAGGATGCTGAGGAAcgaataaattgtcaaaaatatgcGCCACGAAAAGAATTTATGAATGGAGAGAAGCTGAAGAGTCCGGAAAAAAGCTGCAAATGCTGTCGCACTTGTGGCACTGCTTATCAGAAAAATCGGAAATGCGAGTGTCGAATCAGTTATCCGCAACCTGTGGCTTACGAATTGTCGTTTGTGGAGAACAACAGAGAGAGAAAAAGTTCCTCGAAGTCGGAAAATGCGGAGGCTGGGACACTTGGAAAAGTGTCGTCTTCTAATTCTTTGCCACTTACTGCAAGATCGGCTACCTGTTCGTGCGAGGACGTCAAATTACAAAAGCAGACGAAGTGCAGCGAGAAAAAGAATTCTCTTCAG gaatatttaatATCAAATAGGCCCCAATTTCTTGAAGACATGGAGACTCGTCGACACTACTTGAATGAAATTTCTCAACTTCGGGAGCTGAGAAAAGAAAAGCGTGTACAATTAATAGCTATGGCGAGTTCATCTAGCCTTTTCAAACCAACAGTGCCAACTAAAACGCCAA ttgcagGCTTCAAAGTTGAAACTCGCAAGTCGGAAACACCAAATTTTCG aacCCGTACGAAGAAAACTAACAGATGA